Proteins from a single region of Mucilaginibacter daejeonensis:
- a CDS encoding SusC/RagA family TonB-linked outer membrane protein yields the protein MKKVLLNFFLVLLVLLGSQAYAQNRVSGKVTGKDDGQPLVGVSVKIKGSTLGTQTGADGRFVLNAPANATIIFSYIGFVTQEVAASTDMNVSLIGASGQLADVVVVAYGAQKKEAITGSVASLSSKDLDKRTVTNIAASLQGLAPGIQVAASNGQPGATPTIRIRGFGSFSASQAPLYVLDGSVYDGSIGDINQNDVESISVLKDASASALYGSRGANGVVIITTKRGKGANPTISANLTQGFSERGIPEYDRVNAYQYYPLVWQGIKNNLMYTASPTLTEANAAARASATVGTNLVYNPFNVPANQVVGLDGAINPNASLLYDDFDWFKAMQRTGKRTDANLSVSGRTDKTDYFISTGYLKDNSLTQSQWFDYGTYPGAVNRPQGASPGRHVLYETMLNEYMTRRNQMSARTYVEVKFLKDFTFTPTFSVDLRNNNGSTFQNKLVGDGVTQGGYKSQSNNTIRSYTFNQILRYDKTIAGDHNITALVGHENYDYDYRTFSAARTTQILAGNTEFANFATANSSSGQADKDRIESIFSQATYNYKEKYFIDGSLRRDGSSRFAPKVRWGTFFSVGGGWSISKEDFLRKATWIDDLRLKASYGQVGNNKLLDGDNANYYADRSFYELGWNNGLEPGALLNSVANPDLRWEKQNTFNAGVSFSLFNRRLTGEVEYFKKTVNDLLFNVPLAISDPVTTIPRNIGSMYNKGIEIQLGGDIVRSKSFNWNLLTNWTFLKNKVTSLPSGLPIISGTKRREEGYDYYQFWLRQYAGVDPADGSALYVPDYSTTILAANKRTVNGVEYVTSQSNALFARSGSAIPDLSGSFTNTFSYKNLSLTVLATYQIGGKYYDGQYQGLMSVGSYGSSMHIDQLKAWTQTNTTASIPRIDYGKTADINATSSRWLVDASFLAIRNVNLAYNLPRNWLRKVDITGARLFVTGENLHLFSKRKGLNPTESFDGTNSTTYPQARMLSVGLNVTL from the coding sequence ATGAAGAAAGTTTTACTTAATTTTTTCTTAGTTCTGTTAGTGCTGCTGGGAAGCCAGGCGTATGCACAGAACAGAGTTTCCGGTAAGGTTACCGGAAAAGACGACGGTCAGCCTCTGGTAGGGGTGAGCGTTAAAATCAAGGGTAGTACGTTGGGTACTCAAACCGGGGCGGATGGACGATTTGTCTTGAACGCTCCTGCCAATGCTACTATTATATTCTCCTACATCGGGTTCGTTACACAAGAGGTGGCGGCATCTACGGACATGAATGTAAGCCTAATTGGCGCTTCAGGTCAATTGGCCGATGTGGTAGTAGTAGCTTACGGTGCGCAGAAGAAAGAAGCCATCACCGGTTCAGTAGCATCGCTTAGTAGCAAAGACCTTGACAAGCGTACCGTTACCAACATTGCGGCATCATTGCAGGGTTTAGCACCAGGTATTCAAGTTGCTGCTTCTAATGGCCAGCCGGGTGCAACTCCTACTATTCGTATTCGCGGGTTTGGTTCATTTAGTGCTTCTCAAGCTCCTTTATACGTGTTAGACGGTTCGGTGTACGATGGAAGTATCGGTGACATTAACCAGAACGATGTAGAAAGTATCTCTGTGCTTAAAGACGCATCTGCTTCGGCGTTATATGGTTCACGCGGTGCGAACGGCGTAGTGATCATTACCACTAAAAGAGGTAAAGGTGCCAACCCCACCATCAGCGCTAATTTAACTCAGGGTTTTTCTGAAAGAGGCATTCCAGAGTATGATAGGGTAAACGCTTATCAATACTATCCACTGGTATGGCAAGGTATCAAGAACAACTTGATGTATACAGCATCTCCGACCCTGACAGAAGCTAATGCTGCGGCCAGAGCGAGTGCAACAGTTGGAACTAACCTTGTTTATAACCCATTTAATGTGCCAGCTAATCAGGTTGTTGGCTTGGACGGTGCTATCAATCCGAATGCATCATTACTGTATGATGATTTTGATTGGTTCAAAGCAATGCAACGCACAGGTAAAAGAACTGATGCTAACCTAAGTGTTTCTGGAAGGACAGATAAGACCGATTACTTCATTTCGACCGGTTACCTGAAAGATAATAGCCTTACACAGTCTCAATGGTTCGATTATGGAACTTATCCTGGTGCTGTGAACCGTCCGCAAGGTGCATCTCCAGGTCGTCACGTTCTTTATGAGACCATGTTGAACGAGTATATGACAAGAAGGAACCAGATGAGCGCGAGGACTTACGTTGAAGTGAAGTTCTTGAAAGATTTCACCTTCACTCCTACCTTTAGTGTAGATCTTCGTAATAATAATGGTTCTACCTTCCAAAATAAGCTGGTAGGTGACGGTGTTACCCAAGGTGGTTATAAATCACAAAGCAATAACACTATCCGCTCATACACTTTCAACCAGATCCTACGTTACGACAAAACTATCGCAGGTGATCATAACATCACAGCTTTGGTAGGTCATGAGAACTATGATTATGATTATCGTACATTCTCAGCGGCCCGTACTACCCAGATCTTAGCCGGAAATACCGAGTTCGCAAATTTCGCTACTGCTAACAGTTCAAGTGGTCAGGCTGATAAAGATCGTATCGAATCAATATTTTCTCAGGCAACTTACAATTACAAAGAAAAGTATTTTATAGATGGATCATTGCGTCGTGACGGTTCATCGAGGTTCGCCCCTAAAGTTCGTTGGGGTACCTTCTTCTCAGTAGGTGGTGGCTGGTCGATCAGTAAAGAAGATTTCTTAAGAAAAGCTACTTGGATCGATGACCTGAGGCTAAAAGCATCTTACGGCCAAGTGGGTAATAATAAGTTACTTGATGGTGATAATGCTAACTATTATGCCGACAGGTCTTTCTATGAGCTTGGATGGAATAACGGTCTTGAGCCAGGAGCGCTGTTAAATTCAGTGGCCAATCCTGATCTGAGATGGGAAAAACAAAATACCTTCAATGCAGGTGTAAGCTTCTCGTTATTCAACAGAAGGTTGACAGGTGAGGTAGAGTATTTCAAGAAGACAGTTAATGACCTGCTGTTCAATGTTCCGTTAGCTATATCTGACCCGGTAACTACTATTCCTCGCAACATCGGTTCGATGTACAACAAAGGTATAGAGATCCAACTGGGAGGAGATATCGTGCGCAGCAAAAGCTTTAACTGGAACTTGTTGACCAACTGGACCTTCCTGAAAAACAAAGTTACAAGCTTACCAAGTGGTCTTCCTATCATTAGCGGCACCAAAAGGAGAGAAGAAGGTTACGACTATTACCAATTCTGGTTAAGGCAGTATGCCGGCGTCGATCCAGCTGATGGTTCAGCACTATACGTACCTGACTACTCAACCACTATACTTGCTGCTAACAAGCGTACAGTTAACGGTGTAGAATATGTGACCTCGCAATCGAACGCTCTTTTTGCGCGTTCAGGTTCAGCGATCCCTGATCTTAGCGGCTCTTTCACCAATACATTTAGTTATAAGAACCTGTCATTGACCGTTTTGGCCACATACCAAATAGGTGGTAAATATTATGATGGTCAATATCAAGGTTTGATGAGTGTTGGTAGCTATGGTTCGTCAATGCACATTGACCAGTTGAAGGCTTGGACCCAAACCAATACTACTGCTAGCATCCCTAGGATCGATTACGGTAAAACAGCTGATATCAACGCAACATCTTCAAGATGGTTGGTAGATGCTTCATTCTTGGCTATACGTAACGTTAACTTGGCGTACAACCTGCCAAGGAACTGGCTTCGTAAAGTTGACATCACAGGCGCAAGATTGTTCGTTACCGGTGAAAATCTTCATTTGTTCTCAAAGCGTAAAGGTTTAAATCCAACAGAAAGCTTTGATGGTACCAACTCTACTACTTATCCTCAAGCAAGGATGTTAAGTGTTGGATTAAACGTTACTTTATAA